One window of the Saccopteryx bilineata isolate mSacBil1 chromosome 2, mSacBil1_pri_phased_curated, whole genome shotgun sequence genome contains the following:
- the ZCRB1 gene encoding zinc finger CCHC-type and RNA-binding motif-containing protein 1 isoform X4 — protein sequence MCLDQGSPGFRTSDLSVPGRRFYPLRHRRVTIMKDKDTRKSKGVAFILFLDKDSAQNCTRAINNKQLFGRVIKASIAIDNGRAAEFIRRRNYFDKSKCYECGESGHLSYACPKNMLGEREPPKKKEKKKKQKIPEPEEEIEEVEESEDEGEDPALDSLSQAIAFQQAKIEEEQKKWKPSSGGPSTSDDSRRPRIKKSTYFSDEEELSD from the exons atgtgccttgaccagggaagcccagggtttcgaaccagcgacctcagtgttccaggtcgacgcttttacccactgcgccaccgcag GGTTACTATAATGAAAGATAAAGATACCAGGAAGAGTAAAGgtgttgcatttattttatttttggataaaGACTCTGCACAAAACTGTACCAGGGCAATAAACAACAAACAG TTATTTGGTAGAGTGATAAAAGCAAGCATTGCTATTGACAATGGAAGAGCAGCTGAGTTCATCCGAAGACGAAACTACTTTGATAAATCTAAGTGTTATGAGTGTGGG GAAAGTGGACACTTAAGTTATGCCTGTCCTAAAAATATGCTTGGAGAACGTGAACctccaaagaagaaagagaaaaagaaaaaacagaaaattcctGAACCAGAAGAAGAAAT tgaagaagtagaagaaagtgAAGATGAAGGGGAAGATCCTGCTCTTGACAGCCTCAGTCAGGCCATTGCTTTTCAG CAAGCCAAAATTGAAGAAGAGCAAAAAAAATGGAAACCCAGTTCAGGGGGTCCCTCAACATCGGATGATTCAAGACGCCCAAGGATAAAGAAAAGCACATATTTCAGTGATGAAGAAGAACTTAgtgattaa
- the ZCRB1 gene encoding zinc finger CCHC-type and RNA-binding motif-containing protein 1 isoform X6, whose product MTYTGVTIMKDKDTRKSKGVAFILFLDKDSAQNCTRAINNKQLFGRVIKASIAIDNGRAAEFIRRRNYFDKSKCYECGESGHLSYACPKNMLGEREPPKKKEKKKKQKIPEPEEEIEEVEESEDEGEDPALDSLSQAIAFQQAKIEEEQKKWKPSSGGPSTSDDSRRPRIKKSTYFSDEEELSD is encoded by the exons GGTTACTATAATGAAAGATAAAGATACCAGGAAGAGTAAAGgtgttgcatttattttatttttggataaaGACTCTGCACAAAACTGTACCAGGGCAATAAACAACAAACAG TTATTTGGTAGAGTGATAAAAGCAAGCATTGCTATTGACAATGGAAGAGCAGCTGAGTTCATCCGAAGACGAAACTACTTTGATAAATCTAAGTGTTATGAGTGTGGG GAAAGTGGACACTTAAGTTATGCCTGTCCTAAAAATATGCTTGGAGAACGTGAACctccaaagaagaaagagaaaaagaaaaaacagaaaattcctGAACCAGAAGAAGAAAT tgaagaagtagaagaaagtgAAGATGAAGGGGAAGATCCTGCTCTTGACAGCCTCAGTCAGGCCATTGCTTTTCAG CAAGCCAAAATTGAAGAAGAGCAAAAAAAATGGAAACCCAGTTCAGGGGGTCCCTCAACATCGGATGATTCAAGACGCCCAAGGATAAAGAAAAGCACATATTTCAGTGATGAAGAAGAACTTAgtgattaa
- the ZCRB1 gene encoding zinc finger CCHC-type and RNA-binding motif-containing protein 1 isoform X5, with protein MTYTGILFQIFSKYGKVVKVTIMKDKDTRKSKGVAFILFLDKDSAQNCTRAINNKQLFGRVIKASIAIDNGRAAEFIRRRNYFDKSKCYECGESGHLSYACPKNMLGEREPPKKKEKKKKQKIPEPEEEIEEVEESEDEGEDPALDSLSQAIAFQQAKIEEEQKKWKPSSGGPSTSDDSRRPRIKKSTYFSDEEELSD; from the exons GGTTACTATAATGAAAGATAAAGATACCAGGAAGAGTAAAGgtgttgcatttattttatttttggataaaGACTCTGCACAAAACTGTACCAGGGCAATAAACAACAAACAG TTATTTGGTAGAGTGATAAAAGCAAGCATTGCTATTGACAATGGAAGAGCAGCTGAGTTCATCCGAAGACGAAACTACTTTGATAAATCTAAGTGTTATGAGTGTGGG GAAAGTGGACACTTAAGTTATGCCTGTCCTAAAAATATGCTTGGAGAACGTGAACctccaaagaagaaagagaaaaagaaaaaacagaaaattcctGAACCAGAAGAAGAAAT tgaagaagtagaagaaagtgAAGATGAAGGGGAAGATCCTGCTCTTGACAGCCTCAGTCAGGCCATTGCTTTTCAG CAAGCCAAAATTGAAGAAGAGCAAAAAAAATGGAAACCCAGTTCAGGGGGTCCCTCAACATCGGATGATTCAAGACGCCCAAGGATAAAGAAAAGCACATATTTCAGTGATGAAGAAGAACTTAgtgattaa